One region of Acidovorax sp. T1 genomic DNA includes:
- a CDS encoding tyrosine-type recombinase/integrase — MAKIAFTAGRVSGFKCPPDKKQAFMWDATAPGLGLRATPAGKPAYVFQSVYLGKDLRLTIGSPAAWSIPDAQAKARELQRLIDEGKDPRDLKRDAVATTKAQAAALVAAAAEAASQAVTVGEAWGAYVAERTPHWGDLHRNDHARLTRAGGEAAKRGTRGRGVTIAGPLHPLMAMALRDLTPAVIEAWAAREAKTRPTAARLAWRLLKAFLGWCAEQPEYVPVLPSTNPAKTKKAREALGKAKAKDDSLLKEQLPAWFAAVRSIGNPAVSAYLQTLLLTGARPGEVLAMRWDDLNTQWRGLTIRDKVEGERVIPLTPYVHNLLAALPRRNEWVFSSPRNKGTPLTEPNHAHDRACKVAAIDALTLHGLRRSFGTLSEWLEVPAGVVAQIQGHKPSATAEKHYRVRPLDLLRVHHERIEAWILEQAGIVFDAKAAPGALRVVVQ; from the coding sequence ATGGCAAAGATTGCATTCACCGCTGGCCGGGTTTCGGGGTTCAAATGCCCGCCCGACAAGAAACAGGCTTTCATGTGGGACGCAACCGCGCCGGGGCTTGGGCTGAGAGCAACGCCAGCCGGAAAGCCTGCGTATGTGTTCCAGAGCGTGTACCTAGGCAAAGACCTGCGCCTAACCATTGGGAGCCCTGCCGCTTGGAGCATTCCAGACGCCCAAGCCAAGGCGCGCGAGCTGCAACGCCTGATTGATGAAGGCAAAGACCCGCGAGACTTGAAACGCGATGCCGTGGCCACGACAAAAGCGCAAGCCGCTGCACTGGTAGCCGCCGCCGCAGAGGCCGCATCCCAAGCCGTGACAGTGGGCGAAGCATGGGGCGCCTATGTGGCCGAACGCACCCCACACTGGGGCGACCTGCACCGCAATGACCATGCGCGCCTGACCCGAGCCGGTGGCGAAGCGGCCAAGCGTGGCACCCGTGGCCGGGGTGTGACCATCGCCGGGCCATTGCATCCGCTCATGGCGATGGCGCTGCGTGACCTGACGCCCGCCGTTATCGAGGCATGGGCAGCACGTGAGGCGAAGACACGCCCAACCGCTGCCCGGCTGGCATGGCGCCTGCTGAAAGCGTTTTTAGGCTGGTGCGCAGAACAGCCGGAATATGTGCCAGTGCTGCCCAGCACGAACCCCGCCAAAACCAAGAAGGCCCGCGAGGCACTGGGCAAGGCGAAGGCAAAGGACGATTCACTACTGAAAGAGCAATTGCCCGCGTGGTTTGCCGCCGTGCGCAGCATCGGCAACCCTGCCGTGTCCGCATACCTGCAAACGTTGCTGCTGACCGGTGCGCGCCCTGGCGAGGTGCTGGCGATGCGCTGGGATGACTTGAACACGCAATGGCGGGGCCTAACTATCCGCGACAAGGTGGAAGGCGAGCGCGTTATCCCTTTGACGCCCTACGTTCACAACCTGCTGGCCGCCCTGCCCCGCCGTAATGAATGGGTGTTCTCCAGCCCCCGCAACAAAGGCACACCGCTGACTGAGCCCAACCATGCGCACGACAGAGCGTGCAAGGTGGCCGCCATTGATGCCCTGACCCTGCATGGCCTGCGCCGCAGTTTTGGCACCTTGTCGGAGTGGCTGGAGGTGCCTGCTGGCGTGGTGGCGCAGATTCAAGGCCACAAGCCGAGCGCCACAGCGGAAAAGCACTACCGCGTGCGACCGCTTGACCTGCTGCGCGTACACCATGAGCGCATCGAGGCGTGGATTCTGGAACAGGCCGGGATTGTGTTTGATGCCAAGGCCGCGCCGGGCGCGCTGCGCGTGGTGGTGCAGTGA
- the greB gene encoding transcription elongation factor GreB, with protein sequence MSKAFTKETDVEDDDELASPALPVGGKNYITPQGYARLRSELLDLIDSERPKIVDIVHWAASNGDRSENGDYLYGKKRLREIDRRIRFLTKRLEIAEIADPAIHHGSDQVFFGATVTYLEDDSVERTITILGIDETESNQGQVSWMAPVARALLKSRVGDEITLAAPGGVHRLEVMAVWYPGKPAQETGN encoded by the coding sequence ATGAGCAAAGCCTTTACCAAGGAAACGGATGTCGAGGATGATGACGAGCTGGCATCGCCTGCGCTTCCGGTCGGTGGAAAAAACTACATCACCCCCCAAGGCTACGCTCGATTGCGGTCAGAGCTCCTCGATTTGATTGACTCCGAGCGTCCCAAGATCGTGGACATCGTTCATTGGGCTGCCAGCAATGGAGACCGATCGGAGAACGGGGACTATCTCTATGGCAAGAAGCGTTTGCGCGAAATTGACCGGCGCATCAGGTTTCTAACCAAGCGATTGGAGATCGCAGAGATCGCCGATCCGGCCATCCACCATGGAAGTGATCAGGTGTTTTTTGGCGCGACCGTCACTTACCTGGAAGATGACAGCGTGGAGCGAACGATCACCATACTCGGAATTGACGAGACAGAAAGCAACCAGGGCCAAGTGAGTTGGATGGCACCGGTCGCGCGCGCGCTCCTGAAGTCCAGGGTTGGGGATGAAATTACATTGGCCGCCCCGGGGGGCGTGCATCGGCTGGAGGTGATGGCTGTTTGGTATCCCGGTAAACCAGCGCAAGAGACCGGGAACTGA
- a CDS encoding RelA/SpoT family protein yields the protein MNAVLNSYSATQIRPGDSPASGTVSASAAAANAAAASFAALTDSLDYLDPASIELVRQAYRFADEAHLGQLRNSGEPYITHPIAVAALCASWKLDAQALMAALLHDAMEDCGVTKADLIDRFGAPVAELVDGLTKLDKLQFNTREENQAESFRKMLLAMARDVRVILIKLADRTHNMRTLSDMPRSKWGRISSETLEIYAPIAHRLGLNQTYRELQDLSFRHLHPWRYHTLSKAINKSRNRRRDLVQKVQAEVDAAFSRIGMPVRLAGREKTLYAIYQKMDIKHLSFAQVTDIYGFRVIVPSITDCYTALGILHQMYKPVPGKFKDHIAIPKLNGYQSLHTTLVGPSGVNIEFQMRTDEMHVIAEAGVAAHWLYKAQDSEGNSAERLGTKWLQSLLDIQNETRDAAEFWDHVKVDLFPDAVYVFTPKSQIMAMPRGATVVDFAYAIHSNVGDRTTAGKINNELVPLRTELKNGDVVEIITAPVSTPNPAWLGFVRTGRARSKIRHYLKTLAQTESEGLGEKLLTQALRAEGLVSLPPMDAETQPLWDKLLRFTGNRTRSELMTDLGLGKRIASIVAKRLMVLMSEHGHRPDALLMTRERYTSHESLSQGAVTLDGSENASVQYAHCCRPVPGDSIVGYLGRGEGLVVHNAHCSVAKRLQHKDSERFIAVDWSDEPSRMFETGVVVTVSNGKGVLARVAAELANSEADITHVDMDDEVALDTTDLRFVVAVRDQAHLETALRGLRRTQAVIRASRIIPQA from the coding sequence ATGAACGCGGTGCTTAATTCCTATTCTGCGACGCAGATTCGACCCGGTGACAGCCCCGCTTCGGGTACGGTCAGTGCGTCAGCGGCAGCCGCCAATGCAGCGGCGGCCAGCTTTGCCGCGCTGACAGACAGCCTCGATTACCTGGATCCAGCCAGCATTGAACTGGTACGGCAGGCCTACCGCTTCGCCGACGAGGCGCATCTAGGTCAGCTGCGCAACAGCGGTGAGCCCTACATCACCCACCCGATTGCGGTCGCTGCGCTGTGTGCCAGCTGGAAACTGGACGCCCAGGCATTGATGGCAGCACTGCTGCACGACGCCATGGAAGACTGCGGCGTGACCAAGGCCGACCTGATCGACCGCTTTGGTGCCCCGGTGGCCGAGCTCGTGGACGGGCTCACCAAGCTCGACAAGCTTCAGTTCAATACGCGCGAGGAAAACCAGGCCGAGTCTTTTCGCAAGATGCTGCTGGCGATGGCGCGCGACGTTCGTGTGATTCTCATCAAGCTGGCAGATCGCACGCACAACATGCGCACGCTGTCGGACATGCCGCGCAGCAAATGGGGCCGGATTTCTTCTGAAACGCTGGAGATTTACGCACCGATCGCCCACCGCCTAGGCTTGAACCAGACGTATCGCGAACTGCAGGATCTCTCCTTCCGGCATTTGCATCCGTGGCGCTACCACACGCTCTCCAAGGCCATCAACAAGTCGCGCAACCGGCGCCGTGATCTGGTGCAGAAGGTGCAGGCAGAAGTAGATGCGGCGTTCTCGCGCATTGGCATGCCGGTGCGCCTTGCCGGACGCGAAAAAACGCTGTACGCCATCTACCAGAAGATGGACATCAAACACCTGAGCTTTGCGCAGGTCACCGATATCTATGGCTTTCGGGTGATTGTTCCCAGCATCACGGACTGCTATACGGCCCTCGGCATCCTGCACCAGATGTACAAGCCGGTACCCGGGAAGTTCAAAGACCACATTGCCATCCCCAAGCTCAATGGCTACCAATCCCTGCACACCACTTTGGTCGGTCCCTCGGGCGTGAACATCGAATTTCAGATGCGTACCGACGAAATGCATGTGATTGCCGAAGCAGGCGTTGCAGCCCACTGGCTCTACAAAGCGCAAGACAGTGAAGGCAACTCGGCCGAGCGCCTAGGCACCAAATGGCTGCAGTCCCTGCTGGACATCCAGAACGAAACCCGGGACGCCGCTGAATTCTGGGACCATGTCAAGGTCGACCTGTTCCCGGACGCGGTATATGTCTTCACACCAAAAAGCCAGATCATGGCCATGCCACGCGGTGCTACCGTGGTCGATTTCGCCTATGCCATCCATAGCAACGTGGGTGACCGCACCACAGCAGGCAAGATCAACAATGAACTGGTGCCTCTGCGCACCGAGCTGAAAAACGGCGACGTGGTGGAAATCATCACCGCCCCTGTCTCCACACCCAATCCGGCATGGCTGGGATTTGTACGCACGGGCCGTGCACGCTCCAAGATTCGCCACTATCTCAAAACACTAGCACAGACAGAGTCGGAAGGACTGGGCGAAAAGCTGCTGACACAGGCGCTGCGTGCAGAGGGTCTGGTCAGCCTCCCGCCCATGGACGCCGAAACCCAGCCCCTGTGGGACAAGCTGCTGCGCTTCACAGGAAACCGCACGCGCAGCGAACTGATGACAGACCTGGGCCTGGGCAAGCGCATCGCCAGCATTGTGGCCAAGCGCCTCATGGTGCTGATGTCCGAGCATGGGCACCGGCCCGATGCGCTGCTCATGACCCGAGAGCGCTATACATCCCACGAATCACTGTCCCAGGGCGCAGTGACACTCGACGGAAGCGAAAACGCCTCAGTCCAATATGCACACTGCTGCCGCCCCGTACCGGGCGACAGCATTGTTGGATATCTGGGCCGTGGAGAAGGTTTGGTGGTTCACAATGCACATTGCAGCGTGGCCAAGCGGCTACAGCACAAAGACAGCGAGCGCTTCATTGCCGTGGACTGGTCGGACGAGCCCTCGCGCATGTTCGAGACCGGGGTAGTGGTTACCGTAAGCAACGGAAAAGGCGTGCTGGCGCGCGTGGCCGCAGAACTGGCCAACTCGGAAGCCGATATCACCCATGTGGACATGGATGATGAGGTGGCACTCGATACCACAGACCTGCGCTTCGTGGTGGCAGTGCGAGACCAAGCTCACCTTGAAACAGCATTGCGCGGCCTACGACGCACTCAAGCTGTGATTCGAGCGTCTCGAATCATTCCCCAGGCCTGA
- the rpoZ gene encoding DNA-directed RNA polymerase subunit omega has translation MARITVEDCLEKIPNRFQLVLAATYRARMLSQGHAPRIESRNKPAVTALREIAEGKVGLEMLKKVPG, from the coding sequence ATGGCACGCATCACCGTAGAAGATTGCCTGGAAAAGATTCCTAACCGATTCCAACTCGTGCTGGCCGCCACCTACCGCGCCCGCATGCTGAGCCAGGGCCATGCCCCGCGCATCGAGAGCCGCAATAAGCCTGCCGTAACCGCCCTGCGCGAAATCGCCGAAGGCAAGGTTGGCCTGGAGATGCTCAAGAAGGTTCCCGGTTGA
- the gmk gene encoding guanylate kinase produces MDYPGNLFVVAAPSGAGKSSLVKALLELDSHVHPSISHTTRAPRGQEKHGREYFFVSEPEFDAMVQGNTFVEWAIVHGNRYGTSKKAIEERIAQGSDVILEIDFQGALQIKKAFANAILVFILPPSWEELRSRLERRGEDSADVIEVRLKNAAIEMAQVGKFDFVIINELFERALFDLKAVVHAQRLKYAAQRRARADTFQSLNIT; encoded by the coding sequence ATGGATTACCCTGGAAATCTCTTTGTAGTGGCCGCCCCCAGTGGCGCTGGCAAATCCAGCCTGGTCAAGGCACTTCTCGAACTCGACTCCCACGTTCACCCATCCATCTCGCACACAACGCGCGCGCCGCGTGGCCAGGAAAAGCATGGTCGCGAATATTTTTTCGTGTCAGAGCCGGAATTCGACGCCATGGTGCAAGGCAATACCTTCGTGGAATGGGCCATCGTGCATGGCAACCGCTACGGCACGTCCAAAAAGGCCATCGAAGAACGCATCGCGCAGGGATCGGACGTGATCCTGGAAATCGATTTCCAGGGGGCACTCCAGATCAAGAAAGCCTTTGCCAACGCCATCCTCGTCTTCATCCTGCCCCCCAGCTGGGAAGAACTGCGCTCGCGCCTGGAGCGCCGAGGCGAAGACTCGGCGGATGTCATCGAAGTCCGCCTCAAGAACGCCGCCATCGAGATGGCCCAGGTGGGCAAATTCGACTTCGTTATAATCAACGAGTTGTTTGAGCGCGCGCTTTTCGACCTGAAAGCCGTAGTTCACGCCCAGCGACTCAAGTACGCCGCCCAGCGCCGCGCCCGTGCTGACACCTTCCAGTCGCTCAATATCACCTGA
- a CDS encoding YicC/YloC family endoribonuclease, producing MPVYSMTGYASAQHGASATGADTDTRPPAARRLGLEIRSVNSRFLDLSFRLPDELRALEPVLRSLLTSRLKRGKVEVRAALENDDGNSLQDPAPRLLQRINSLQDAVKAWLPQAAPLTVADALRLCANASAGPEDWSEAVPPLAEQVLAQLMAARAREGDRLAAMLYDRLGQLRSLAQQAGPMVPLLVEQQRQRFMERWKEAMALTDGSTLPEAARDRALTEATAFAIRIDVAEEITRLNSHLDEIERLLQKGGEVGKRLDFLIQELHREANTLGSKSAALDLTRISVDMKVLIEQMREQVQNIE from the coding sequence ATGCCAGTTTACAGCATGACCGGATACGCCAGCGCACAGCACGGCGCCTCTGCCACTGGCGCTGACACCGACACCCGCCCCCCTGCCGCCCGCCGGCTGGGGCTCGAAATCCGCTCGGTCAACAGCCGCTTTCTGGACCTGTCGTTCCGCCTGCCCGACGAGCTGAGAGCCCTCGAACCCGTTTTGCGCAGCCTGCTAACCTCGCGACTCAAGCGCGGCAAGGTGGAAGTGCGTGCCGCGCTCGAAAACGACGATGGCAACAGCCTGCAGGATCCGGCACCCCGCCTTTTGCAACGCATCAATTCGCTGCAGGACGCCGTGAAGGCCTGGCTCCCCCAAGCCGCGCCCCTCACGGTCGCCGATGCGCTGCGCCTGTGCGCCAACGCCAGCGCGGGTCCCGAGGATTGGAGCGAGGCCGTGCCGCCCCTGGCAGAGCAGGTGCTCGCGCAGTTAATGGCGGCGCGTGCCCGCGAAGGAGATCGTCTGGCCGCCATGCTGTACGACCGGCTCGGCCAACTGCGCAGCCTGGCGCAACAGGCGGGCCCCATGGTGCCCTTGCTGGTTGAACAGCAACGCCAGCGCTTCATGGAGCGCTGGAAAGAGGCCATGGCCCTGACCGACGGCTCCACCCTGCCAGAGGCCGCACGCGACCGCGCACTCACCGAGGCAACGGCCTTTGCCATCCGCATCGATGTGGCAGAAGAAATCACCCGCCTGAACTCGCACCTGGACGAGATCGAGCGCTTGCTCCAAAAAGGCGGCGAAGTGGGCAAACGTCTCGATTTCCTGATCCAGGAACTGCACCGCGAAGCCAACACACTGGGCTCCAAATCGGCGGCCCTGGACCTCACGCGCATCAGCGTCGACATGAAGGTGTTGATCGAGCAGATGCGTGAGCAAGTACAAAATATCGAGTAA
- a CDS encoding serine/threonine protein kinase, whose product MSKIKPAPLPPDTVIGGYRVVRRLSSGGFGVVYLALDAEGQQIAIKEYLPTSLATRAPGELLPKVPPEKLSLYRLGLKSFFEEGRSLAQISHASVVSVLNFFRENETVYMVMNYLEGATLQDFIITARDLKTQKVFRESTIRSLFDEVLRGLRIVHQHKMLHLDIKPANIFITDDNKAVMIDFGAAREVLSKEGNFIRPMYTPGFAAPEMYRRDSSMGPWTDIYAIGACIYACMQGFPPNEAPQRIEKDRLSLALTKLRGVYSDNLIEVVEWCMALDPLSRPQSVFALQKELSREGERRYTKLSVAEKMRLQLDTLVSDTKKNVQKMGEATGIGAKPK is encoded by the coding sequence ATGTCAAAAATCAAGCCGGCGCCATTGCCGCCCGATACCGTTATTGGGGGCTACCGTGTGGTGCGCCGATTGTCTTCCGGCGGGTTTGGTGTGGTCTATCTGGCGCTCGACGCCGAGGGCCAGCAGATCGCCATCAAGGAATATCTGCCCACTTCCCTGGCCACCCGGGCCCCGGGGGAGTTGTTGCCCAAGGTTCCACCCGAAAAGCTGTCGCTGTACCGTCTGGGGCTCAAGAGCTTTTTTGAGGAAGGCCGTTCGCTGGCGCAGATCTCGCACGCCTCGGTGGTGAGCGTGCTCAATTTTTTCCGCGAGAACGAAACCGTCTACATGGTGATGAACTACCTGGAGGGCGCGACCCTGCAGGACTTCATCATCACCGCGCGTGATTTGAAGACGCAGAAGGTGTTCCGCGAATCCACCATCCGCTCGCTGTTTGACGAGGTGCTGCGCGGTCTGCGCATCGTGCACCAGCACAAGATGCTGCATCTCGATATCAAGCCGGCCAACATCTTCATCACCGACGACAACAAGGCCGTGATGATCGACTTTGGCGCGGCGCGTGAGGTGCTGTCCAAAGAGGGCAACTTCATCCGCCCCATGTACACCCCCGGCTTTGCCGCGCCCGAGATGTACCGGCGCGATTCTTCCATGGGCCCGTGGACCGATATTTATGCCATTGGCGCCTGCATCTACGCCTGCATGCAGGGCTTTCCGCCCAACGAGGCGCCCCAGCGCATCGAGAAAGACCGCCTGTCGCTGGCGCTGACCAAGCTGCGCGGCGTGTACTCGGACAACCTCATCGAGGTGGTGGAGTGGTGCATGGCGCTCGATCCGCTGTCGCGCCCGCAGTCGGTGTTTGCGCTGCAAAAAGAGCTCAGCCGCGAGGGCGAGCGCCGCTACACCAAGCTGTCGGTGGCCGAGAAGATGCGGCTGCAGCTTGACACCCTGGTGTCCGACACCAAGAAAAATGTGCAAAAAATGGGTGAAGCCACGGGCATCGGGGCCAAGCCCAAATGA
- a CDS encoding PP2C family protein-serine/threonine phosphatase, with protein sequence MKFSVFQISRRGGREKNEDRMGYCYTRESGLFVLADGMGGHPEGEVAAQIALQTISALFQRQAKPQLDNVQEFLSSALLAAHHQILRYASGKGMLDTPRTTLVAVVVQAGAASWIHCGDSRLYMVRGGELLTRTRDHSYLELRNAPPLGLDRINRNVLFTCLGSPTKPIYDSTGPVHLEQGDRILLCSDGLWGALSDEEIASQLGRQTVSNVVPDLVEAALRKAGEGSDNVTVVALEWETPDAFESTQGVSTDSISDDVFASTIQAGPLDGLVDDLDDEAIERSIAEINEAIRRSAARKA encoded by the coding sequence ATGAAGTTTTCGGTATTCCAGATCAGCCGCCGCGGCGGGCGCGAGAAAAACGAAGACCGCATGGGTTACTGCTACACGCGCGAATCGGGGTTGTTTGTGCTGGCGGACGGCATGGGCGGGCACCCTGAGGGCGAAGTGGCCGCGCAGATCGCGCTGCAAACCATCTCGGCCCTGTTCCAGCGCCAGGCCAAGCCGCAGCTCGACAATGTGCAGGAGTTCCTGTCGTCGGCCCTGCTGGCGGCCCACCACCAGATCCTGCGCTATGCCTCGGGCAAAGGCATGCTTGACACGCCGCGCACCACGCTGGTGGCTGTCGTGGTGCAGGCGGGCGCTGCGTCGTGGATCCACTGCGGCGACTCGCGCCTGTATATGGTGCGTGGTGGCGAGCTGCTGACCCGCACGCGCGACCATTCCTACCTTGAACTGCGCAATGCGCCGCCGCTCGGGTTGGACCGCATCAACCGCAACGTGCTGTTCACCTGCCTGGGCTCGCCCACCAAACCCATTTACGACAGCACCGGGCCCGTGCACCTGGAGCAGGGCGATCGCATTTTGCTGTGCTCGGACGGCCTGTGGGGCGCGCTCAGCGATGAAGAAATTGCCTCCCAGCTGGGCCGGCAGACGGTGTCGAACGTGGTGCCTGATCTGGTGGAGGCCGCCTTGCGCAAGGCAGGCGAGGGCAGCGACAACGTCACGGTGGTGGCGCTCGAATGGGAAACCCCCGACGCCTTCGAGTCCACGCAAGGGGTTTCGACCGACAGCATCAGCGACGATGTTTTTGCCTCGACCATCCAGGCGGGGCCCCTGGATGGGCTGGTGGACGATCTGGATGACGAGGCCATCGAGCGTTCGATTGCCGAGATCAACGAAGCCATCCGCCGCTCGGCTGCGCGCAAGGCCTGA
- the rph gene encoding ribonuclease PH, with translation MTSFTRTGGRAADQLRPVRITRHYTMHAEGSVLIEFGNTKVLCTASVEEKVPPHQRGTGAGWVTAEYGMLPRATHRRSDREAAKGKQSGRTQEIQRLIGRSLRAVFDLQLLGERTIQLDCDVIQADGGTRTAAITGAWVAAQDAVGQLLASGKITATPILGPVAAISVGIVQGTPLLDLEYGEDVGCDTDMNVVMTGAGHFVEVQGTAEGVAFTRAEMDQLLALADKGIAELVRLQQHSLLK, from the coding sequence ATGACCTCCTTTACCCGAACGGGCGGCCGCGCCGCCGACCAGCTGCGCCCCGTGCGCATCACCCGCCACTACACCATGCATGCCGAGGGCTCGGTGCTGATCGAGTTTGGCAATACCAAGGTGCTGTGCACCGCGTCGGTCGAGGAAAAAGTGCCCCCGCACCAGCGCGGCACCGGCGCGGGCTGGGTTACCGCCGAATACGGCATGCTGCCACGCGCCACGCACCGGCGCAGCGACCGCGAGGCGGCCAAGGGCAAGCAAAGCGGCCGCACCCAAGAGATACAGCGCCTCATCGGCCGCTCGCTGCGGGCGGTGTTTGACCTCCAGCTGCTGGGCGAGCGCACGATCCAGCTCGACTGCGATGTGATCCAGGCCGACGGGGGCACGCGCACCGCCGCCATCACCGGTGCCTGGGTGGCGGCGCAGGATGCGGTGGGCCAGCTGCTGGCCAGCGGCAAGATCACCGCGACACCCATCTTGGGGCCGGTGGCCGCCATTTCGGTGGGCATCGTGCAGGGCACGCCGCTGCTGGACCTGGAATATGGGGAAGACGTGGGCTGCGACACTGACATGAATGTGGTCATGACGGGCGCCGGCCATTTTGTGGAAGTGCAGGGCACGGCAGAGGGCGTGGCCTTCACCCGCGCCGAGATGGACCAGCTGCTGGCGCTGGCCGACAAGGGCATCGCCGAGCTGGTGCGCCTGCAGCAACATTCACTATTAAAATAA
- the rdgB gene encoding RdgB/HAM1 family non-canonical purine NTP pyrophosphatase — protein MKLVLASNNRGKLAELQSMLAPLGIELVRQADLGVGEAEEPHRTFVENALAKARFAAQHTGLPALADDAGLCVDAFGGLPGVDTAYYATQFGYEKGDDTNVRALLEQMQGQDNRRAAMVSTLVAVRSPQDPEPLIAVGRVVGEITRAPRGRNGFGFDPVMFIPEFGQTFAELPPDVKNAHSHRGRAAQQMLALMRERWF, from the coding sequence ATGAAACTGGTTCTCGCATCCAACAACCGCGGCAAACTTGCCGAACTGCAGTCCATGCTCGCGCCCCTGGGCATCGAGCTGGTGCGCCAGGCCGACCTGGGCGTGGGCGAGGCCGAAGAGCCGCACCGCACCTTCGTCGAAAACGCCCTGGCCAAGGCGCGTTTTGCCGCGCAGCACACGGGCCTGCCGGCGCTGGCCGACGACGCCGGCCTGTGCGTGGACGCTTTTGGCGGCCTGCCGGGCGTGGACACGGCCTACTACGCCACCCAGTTCGGCTACGAAAAAGGCGATGACACCAACGTGCGCGCCTTGCTGGAGCAAATGCAGGGCCAGGACAACCGCCGTGCCGCCATGGTCAGCACCCTGGTCGCCGTGCGCAGCCCGCAAGACCCCGAGCCCCTGATTGCCGTGGGCCGCGTGGTGGGCGAGATCACCCGCGCGCCGCGCGGCCGCAATGGCTTTGGCTTCGACCCCGTGATGTTCATCCCCGAATTCGGCCAGACCTTTGCCGAGTTGCCCCCCGACGTCAAGAACGCCCACAGCCACCGCGGCCGCGCGGCGCAGCAGATGCTGGCGCTGATGCGCGAACGCTGGTTCTGA
- the hemW gene encoding radical SAM family heme chaperone HemW, with the protein MAVSIPIIPAAEAAPAPQRDIQHYMRPGLLQLTSLPPLALYVHLPWCLKKCPYCDFNSHEWRDAGGAGGLPEARYLDALVADLEAALPLVWGRSVHSIFIGGGTPSLFSPQSIDRLIGDIRARLPLAADCEITLEANPGTFEKDRFRAFRAAGVTRLSVGVQSFNDRHLQALGRVHDRAQALAAVQEAASAFDTFNLDIMYALPGQTLPELEQDMATALALAPPHISIYHLTIEPNTYFAKFPPAIPPDDDAYAMLDRITEMTAQAGLARYEISAYARPGHACFHNTNYWQFGDYLGLGAGAHSKLSFAHRVVRQTRFRDPRLYMDNALAGHAVAQDEDVRRADLPFEFMLNALRLREGFALQDFVERTGLPLTAIAKALDEAERKGLITRDMAHVRPTERGFDFLNDLQALFLAD; encoded by the coding sequence ATGGCAGTTTCCATCCCCATCATTCCTGCTGCCGAGGCCGCACCCGCACCGCAGCGCGACATCCAGCATTACATGCGCCCGGGGCTTTTGCAGCTCACCAGCCTGCCGCCGCTGGCGCTGTACGTGCACCTGCCCTGGTGCCTGAAAAAATGCCCGTATTGCGACTTCAACTCGCATGAATGGCGCGACGCTGGCGGCGCCGGTGGCTTGCCTGAAGCCCGCTACCTCGATGCCCTGGTGGCCGACCTGGAGGCGGCGCTGCCCCTGGTGTGGGGCCGCAGCGTGCACAGCATCTTCATCGGCGGCGGCACGCCCAGCCTGTTTTCGCCGCAGTCCATCGACCGGTTGATTGGCGACATCCGCGCGCGCCTGCCGCTGGCCGCCGATTGCGAGATCACGCTGGAGGCCAACCCCGGCACCTTTGAGAAAGACCGCTTCCGCGCCTTCCGCGCGGCCGGTGTTACGCGGCTGTCGGTGGGCGTGCAAAGTTTCAACGACCGGCACCTGCAGGCGCTGGGCCGGGTGCACGACCGCGCGCAGGCGCTGGCCGCTGTGCAGGAGGCGGCCAGCGCCTTCGACACCTTCAACCTGGACATCATGTACGCGCTGCCCGGCCAGACGCTGCCAGAGCTGGAGCAGGACATGGCCACGGCGCTGGCACTGGCGCCGCCCCACATTTCCATCTACCACCTCACCATCGAGCCCAACACCTACTTCGCCAAGTTTCCGCCCGCCATCCCGCCGGACGACGATGCCTACGCCATGCTCGACCGCATCACCGAGATGACGGCGCAGGCGGGGCTGGCGCGCTATGAAATATCGGCCTACGCCCGGCCGGGCCATGCGTGTTTTCACAACACCAACTACTGGCAGTTTGGCGACTACCTGGGGCTGGGCGCGGGCGCGCACAGCAAACTCAGTTTTGCCCACCGCGTGGTGCGCCAGACGCGGTTTCGCGACCCCCGCCTGTACATGGACAACGCGCTGGCGGGCCACGCCGTGGCGCAAGACGAGGATGTGCGCCGCGCCGACCTGCCGTTCGAATTCATGCTCAATGCGCTGCGCCTGCGCGAGGGTTTTGCGCTGCAGGATTTTGTCGAGCGCACGGGCCTGCCGCTGACCGCCATTGCCAAGGCGCTGGACGAGGCCGAGCGCAAGGGCCTGATCACCCGCGACATGGCCCATGTGCGCCCGACCGAGCGCGGGTTCGACTTTTTGAACGATCTGCAGGCGCTGTTTCTGGCCGACTGA